In Afipia sp. GAS231, a single window of DNA contains:
- a CDS encoding helicase-related protein, producing the protein MVERLEADLVGPRAPDEVLESKPADVYVSGILWPKNTPIAPEEDEKLDASSGGDDGGEESADQAQAQSVAMRRPSTAGISFAVFAEKGADPSVNVSIHFATYSEVDGKWKRVQHVIDDVPVAMREGNESRNLTSGSVTWLRLHVRSVPFERGLLCTVTLVNDATPAEPNRAAIEKVTMFQVGFEIRPGKATKLISRPSRRSPVDADDWSSDLLYRDAREFAAGHTCSADWTESTADRTVALAVRTSWVPQAIVPAVSPDGHEVFRSLAGKDADVLSAAWLATAETPRLHAALVKLCSAYGKWIDLQAAGASGLTGKRAETAKAHLETAAGIRSRMAAGADFLKSNADAADAFRLANLVMDTQRQWSGNGALRWRPFQLGFLLLTLESAVRGDHPHRGIMDLLWFPTGGGKTEAYLGLIAFVSFYRRLSSNKPDDGAGVAVIMRYTLRLLTTQQFIRASAMICACEAVRRGAIPTSLSGKLGKEPFSIGLWVGEGATPNRRQAAFDSQRDTSKSSPRQLAACPACGKGLNYVQRRPTDPVHVMCETKDCLLSGPAPLPVWTVDQDIYEFCPTLLIGTVDKFAQIVRQEATANLFAVRAGMQPQLILQDELHLISGPLGTLSGLYETALDLILSTNGTRPKIIGSTATIRRAPEQVLALFDRDTCQFPPPGLDAGDSGFTVIDTDLSGRRYVGVTTAGRSAKFTLQAVTASLMQSAAAGLKPAERDFYWTLVAYFNSLRELGGALVLMQDDVYDTIGLISAARGGEAERRIKTVEELTSRRSQKDIRDMLDELKRRAGDDAAIDVVLATNMVSVGVDIERLGLMLVNGQPKTIAEYIQATSRVGRGNIPGLVVAVLNNGKPRDRSHYETFRTWHATLYREVEATSVTPFASRARDRALHAVLVAVIRHIVPGMLPRPVLDDDAVAEARDLIDRIAERAARVDPRETAVGDELRERLQKWIRRSPQEYWNRFAKDALLQGAEEAAAKRASGRNVGQAWPTPNTMRGVEPSVHYRLAEWLKAKTDAT; encoded by the coding sequence ATGGTCGAGCGGCTCGAAGCCGATCTCGTGGGACCGCGCGCGCCAGACGAGGTCCTGGAATCGAAACCCGCCGACGTCTATGTGTCAGGTATTCTCTGGCCCAAAAATACGCCGATAGCGCCGGAGGAGGACGAGAAGCTGGACGCATCATCGGGTGGCGATGACGGTGGTGAAGAAAGCGCCGATCAGGCCCAGGCACAGTCGGTCGCAATGCGGCGGCCGTCAACGGCCGGAATCTCGTTTGCCGTTTTCGCCGAGAAGGGCGCGGACCCGTCCGTAAATGTCAGCATCCATTTCGCGACATACAGCGAGGTGGACGGAAAATGGAAACGTGTGCAGCACGTCATTGACGATGTGCCTGTCGCGATGCGCGAAGGAAATGAAAGCCGGAACCTGACGTCCGGCTCAGTCACATGGTTGAGGCTGCACGTCCGCAGCGTGCCTTTCGAACGCGGTCTTCTGTGCACGGTTACGCTTGTGAATGACGCAACCCCGGCCGAACCCAACCGCGCGGCGATCGAAAAAGTGACAATGTTCCAGGTCGGCTTCGAGATCAGGCCAGGAAAAGCAACGAAGCTCATATCGCGGCCCAGCCGCCGCTCGCCGGTTGATGCCGATGACTGGTCATCCGACCTTCTCTACCGGGACGCACGCGAGTTTGCTGCTGGCCATACGTGTTCGGCCGACTGGACCGAGAGTACGGCAGACCGGACGGTGGCGCTCGCTGTTCGTACGTCCTGGGTGCCGCAGGCGATTGTTCCTGCGGTCAGCCCCGACGGTCACGAGGTATTTCGCAGCCTGGCCGGCAAGGACGCAGATGTACTGTCGGCCGCGTGGCTTGCAACGGCGGAGACGCCCCGGCTTCATGCGGCGCTTGTCAAACTGTGTAGCGCTTACGGAAAGTGGATCGATCTGCAGGCTGCCGGTGCGTCGGGACTGACGGGAAAACGTGCTGAGACTGCAAAAGCCCATCTGGAAACGGCCGCAGGGATTCGGTCGCGGATGGCAGCTGGAGCTGATTTCCTGAAGAGCAACGCAGATGCGGCAGACGCCTTTCGTCTCGCAAACCTCGTGATGGATACTCAGCGACAATGGTCGGGCAACGGCGCGCTGCGGTGGCGCCCGTTCCAGCTGGGTTTCCTCCTCCTTACGCTTGAAAGTGCCGTGAGGGGCGATCATCCGCATCGCGGCATCATGGACCTTCTCTGGTTTCCGACGGGAGGCGGAAAGACCGAAGCTTACCTCGGCCTGATTGCGTTCGTTTCCTTCTACCGCAGGCTCTCGTCCAATAAGCCGGATGACGGAGCGGGTGTGGCCGTCATCATGCGCTACACGCTCCGGCTTTTGACGACCCAGCAGTTCATTCGTGCATCTGCGATGATCTGTGCGTGCGAGGCAGTGCGGCGTGGTGCAATCCCAACCTCGCTTTCGGGGAAGCTCGGCAAAGAGCCGTTTTCAATCGGACTATGGGTTGGTGAAGGCGCCACGCCAAACCGGCGACAGGCTGCTTTCGACAGCCAGCGCGATACGTCGAAATCCAGCCCACGGCAGCTCGCAGCATGTCCCGCCTGCGGCAAGGGACTGAATTACGTGCAGCGTCGCCCGACGGATCCCGTGCACGTCATGTGCGAGACCAAAGATTGCCTGCTTTCCGGTCCCGCTCCTCTTCCGGTCTGGACAGTCGACCAGGACATCTACGAATTTTGTCCCACACTGCTGATCGGTACCGTTGACAAGTTCGCGCAGATCGTGCGTCAGGAAGCAACGGCGAACCTGTTCGCCGTCAGGGCAGGCATGCAGCCACAGCTCATCCTGCAGGATGAATTGCACCTGATTTCCGGCCCGCTCGGAACGCTTTCGGGCCTTTATGAAACTGCGCTCGATCTCATCCTCTCGACAAACGGCACGCGCCCGAAGATCATCGGATCGACAGCTACAATCCGGCGTGCGCCCGAGCAGGTGCTTGCGCTGTTCGATCGCGACACATGCCAGTTCCCGCCGCCGGGTCTGGATGCCGGAGATTCCGGTTTCACGGTGATTGATACCGACCTTTCCGGCCGGCGGTACGTCGGTGTCACGACGGCGGGCCGGTCGGCCAAGTTTACGCTGCAGGCCGTCACGGCTTCACTGATGCAGTCGGCCGCAGCCGGTCTGAAACCCGCGGAACGCGACTTTTACTGGACACTCGTGGCGTACTTCAATTCGCTGCGGGAGCTTGGTGGCGCACTCGTGCTCATGCAGGACGACGTTTACGACACGATCGGGCTCATTTCAGCAGCACGGGGTGGTGAAGCCGAACGCAGGATCAAGACCGTCGAGGAACTGACGTCAAGGCGTTCCCAGAAGGACATCCGCGACATGCTGGATGAACTCAAGCGGCGTGCCGGCGACGATGCGGCGATCGACGTGGTCCTCGCAACCAACATGGTGAGCGTCGGCGTAGACATCGAGCGACTAGGTCTTATGCTGGTGAACGGACAGCCGAAGACGATCGCTGAATACATCCAGGCGACGAGCCGCGTCGGGCGGGGAAATATTCCCGGCCTTGTGGTTGCAGTCCTCAACAACGGAAAACCGCGCGACCGGTCGCATTATGAGACCTTCCGCACGTGGCACGCGACCCTTTACAGGGAAGTTGAAGCCACGAGCGTCACTCCCTTCGCGTCGCGGGCACGCGATCGGGCGCTTCACGCGGTTCTTGTCGCAGTCATAAGGCACATCGTGCCCGGGATGCTGCCGCGGCCGGTACTGGACGATGATGCCGTCGCCGAAGCAAGGGACCTAATCGACCGGATTGCGGAGCGCGCGGCGCGCGTCGATCCGCGCGAAACCGCAGTTGGCGACGAGCTTCGCGAGCGGCTTCAAAAATGGATTCGCCGGTCACCCCAGGAATACTGGAACAGGTTTGCGAAGGATGCCCTGCTTCAGGGTGCCGAAGAGGCCGCTGCGAAGCGCGCATCGGGACGCAATGTCGGGCAGGCGTGGCCGACACCGAATACGATGCGCGGTGTGGAACCATCCGTTCACTACCGACTCGCCGAATGGCTGAAAGCGAAGACCGATGCCACGTAA